The Sesamum indicum cultivar Zhongzhi No. 13 linkage group LG6, S_indicum_v1.0, whole genome shotgun sequence genome has a segment encoding these proteins:
- the LOC105163865 gene encoding CBL-interacting serine/threonine-protein kinase 11-like has protein sequence MAVTSEKLFNKYEIGKLLGCGAFAKVYHAREIATGESVAVKVIQKSRLNNDANLMANIEREISIMSRLRHPNIVRLYEVLATRTKIYIVLEFVKGGELFAKVAKARLGEGQSRKYFQQLISALSYCHARGIYHRDLKPENLLLDENEDLKVSDFGLSALNDQVQADGLLHTLCGTPAYVAPELLAKRGYDGAKIDVWSCGVILFVLTAGYLPFNDQNLMKLYKKIYRGEFRYPKWMSPGLRRFLSRLLDTNPETRITIDEIKRDPWFKKGYKEIKIQEDIGGIPNEEEKQLVDLNAFDIISFSSGLDLGGLFVDKYKTTEDVDRLTVEEPPENIIQKVEEAVKAEVGVVKLRKKKECGLEMEGQNGNYVVGLEVYRLTDRLVVVEVKRKAGEADVFSALWKDKIRPVIVRQPELVVAVN, from the coding sequence ATGGCTGTGACATCGGAAAAGTTGTTCAACAAATATGAGATCGGGAAACTTCTGGGTTGTGGTGCATTTGCTAAAGTCTACCACGCCAGAGAGATTGCTACAGGGGAAAGTGTCGCCGTGAAAGTCATCCAAAAGAGCAGACTCAATAATGACGCAAATCTCATGGCCAACATCGAGCGTGAGATCTCCATCATGAGCAGGCTGCGCCACCCCAACATCGTCAGGCTTTACGAGGTTCTCGCCACCAGGACTAAGATTTACATCGTTCTCGAATTCGTGAAAGGTGGCGAGTTGTTCGCTAAAGTGGCGAAAGCCCGGTTGGGGGAAGGTCAGAGCCGGAAATACTTCCAGCAGCTGATCTCCGCCTTGAGTTACTGCCACGCCCGGGGCATTTACCACCGGGATTTGAAACCCGAAAATCTGCTGCTCGACGAAAATGAGGATCTGAAAGTGTCCGATTTCGGGCTCAGCGCATTGAATGATCAAGTCCAGGCAGATGGGCTTCTGCACACGCTTTGTGGCACGCCGGCGTACGTGGCCCCGGAGCTTCTTGCCAAAAGGGGCTACGACGGCGCCAAGATCGACGTCTGGTCATGCGGCGTCATTCTGTTCGTGCTCACTGCCGGGTATTTGCCTTTCAACGATCAGAACTTAATGAAGttgtataaaaagatttaCAGAGGCGAGTTCCGATATCCCAAGTGGATGTCGCCGGGTCTCAGGCGGTTCTTGTCTCGCCTACTGGATACAAACCCTGAAACCAGGATCACCATCGATGAAATCAAGCGTGATCCCTGGTTTAAAAAGGGCTACAAAGAgatcaaaattcaagaagatATTGGCGGTATTCCGAATGAGGAAGAGAAGCAGTTGGTTGATCTTAATGCTTTTGACATTATCTCCTTCTCTTCGGGGTTGGACCTGGGTGGATTGTTCGTtgataaatacaaaacaaCAGAGGATGTGGATCGGCTGACGGTGGAGGAGCCACCGGAGAATATCATACAAAAGGTGGAGGAGGCGGTGAAGGCGGAGGTCGGAGTTGTAAAgttgaggaagaagaaagaatgtGGGTTGGAGATGGAGGGACAGAACGGTAATTACGTAGTGGGACTGGAGGTTTACCGGTTGACTGACCGGTTGGTGGTTGTCGAGGTGAAGAGAAAGGCTGGGGAGGCCGACGTGTTCAGCGCATTGTGGAAGGATAAAATTAGGCCTGTAATTGTTAGGCAACCGGAGCTAGTGGTTGCCGTGAACTAG
- the LOC105163866 gene encoding uncharacterized protein LOC105163866 — MPVERSSNNSDSSKVSRKVRVAFGKMKGAGDGVRILRPKSSNVDKARRKVRVATGATNGLSDGVRTVQPQKKGNKKVQSRGNGNDAIPYINANEKSSKSHGRGKRDLKTKTGKEGLEEVINGNSGLKRKRIYADREMVEDRKLDGNDKKSVSKLQKGMIRSYLVKAKTAARGKDHELKNSTRNTSLARGSKFKESEFHDKKIRRGNVESADKLKHVQENGLQSGTKTFIKRRALLTPKTDLNQRKYAAGFEKLQKKKDQGKKSLDTDSDLTEAPPKKKKRVIQIDPHDISNKRLDDDINSGNNRAQVNLAENTGAEMSKNAQFRAIRPTSSILSFVEDNLLGRRRDIEFRRAGYNTELSAPLDNIPFSTGSERERIEVPVFRNKLEFFAAAKISSSFPSPDLPEIAFAGRSNVGKSSLLNALTRQWGVVRTSDKPGLTQTINFFKLGSKLSLVDLPGYGFAYAKEEVKEAWEELVKEYVTTRAGLKRVCLLVDTKWGMKPRDHELIDLMERSQTKYQIVLTKTDVVFPIDVARRATQIEEELKAKKSAVQPLMMVSSKTGAGIRSLRTVLANVARMIRR, encoded by the exons ATGCCTGTTGAGAGGAGTTCAAATAATAGTGATTCTAGTAAAGTTAGTAGAAAAGTGAGAGTTGCCTTTGGAAAAATGAAAGGGGCGGGTGATGGTGTTAGAATACTAAGGCCCAAGAGTAGTAATGTTGATAAAGCTCGTAGGAAAGTGAGAGTTGCTACAGGGGCAACAAACGGATTGAGTGATGGTGTTAGAACCGTACAGCCCCAAAAGAAAGGGAATAAAAAGGTGCAGAGCAGAGGAAATGGTAATGATGCTATTCCATATATTAATGCGAATGAGAAATCAAGTAAATCGCATGGCAGGGGGAAAAGGGATTTGAAAACAAAGACTGGAAAGGAAGGGCTTGAAGAGGTTATTAATGGAAACTCAGGTCTGAAGAGGAAGAGAATTTATGCTGATCGAGAAATGGTTGAGGATAGAAAGCTTGATGGTAATGACAAAAAGTCTGTATCAAAACTGCAAAAAGGTATGATCAGATCCTATTTGGTTAAAGCCAAGACGGCGGCGAGAGGAAAAGATCATGAGTTAAAGAATTCTACCAGAAACACATCATTGGCAAGAGGTAGTAAATTCAAGGAAAGTGAATTTCATGATAAGAAAATCCGGAGGGGCAACGTGGAGAGTGCTGACAAACTGAAACATGTTCAAGAGAATGGTTTACAAAGTGGAACAAAGACCTTTATTAAGAGGAGAGCTCTACTGACACCAAAAACCGATCTGAACCAGAGAAAATATGCAGCTGGTTTTGAGAAACTTCAGAAGAAAAAGGATCAAGGCAAGAAGAGCTTGGACACTGATTCAGATTTAACAGAGGCCCcaccaaagaagaaaaaacgaGTTATCCAGATAGATCCTCATGATATATCCAATAAGAGATTGGATGATGATATAAATAGTG GTAATAATCGAGCCCAGGTGAATTTGGCAGAAAATACGGGCGCTGAGATGTCAAAGAATGCGCAATTTCGTGCCATACGTCCTACCTCCTCTATCCTTTCTTTTGTAGAGGACAAT TTATTAGGACGTAGACGTGACATTGAGTTTAGGAGGGCCGGCTACAACACTGAGCTTTCTGCCCCTTTAGACAACATTCCCTTCTCAACAGGTTCCGAAAGGGAACGGATCGAAGTACCA GTATTCaggaataaattagaattctTTGCTGCTGCAAAGATCTCGTCATCATTCCCATCTCCTGATCTTCCAGAGATTGCTTTTGCAG GACGCTCAAATGTGGGAAAGTCGTCTTTGCTGAATGCACTAACCAGGCAATGGGGTGTTGTACGGACTTCAGACAAGCCGGGCCTCACTCAG acaatcaatttttttaagctTGGATCTAAGCTTTCTTTAGTGGATTTGCCTGGATACGGTTTTGCTTACGCCAAAGAAGAAGTGAAGGAGGCTTGGGAGGAACTT GTGAAAGAGTATGTTACCACACGCGCTGGTCTTAAGCGAGTATGCCTTCTTGTAGACACAAAATGGGGTATGAAACCAAGGGACCATGAACTCATTGATTTGATGGAAAG GTCCCAAACGAAGTACCAAATTGTTTTAACGAAAACAGATGTGGTCTTTCCAATTGACGTGGCGCGCCGGGCAACACAAATCGAAGAG GAACTCAAAGCAAAGAAGTCTGCAGTTCAACCCTTG ATGATGGTAAGCTCGAAAACAGGGGCTGGCATCAGAAGTTTAAGGACAGTTCTTGCTAATGTTGCTCGAATGATCAGGCGCTAA
- the LOC105163867 gene encoding uncharacterized protein LOC105163867 yields MCPLRIILIFLSATLAGFFVVKNLKSPTGPQNEDVVEENEPVKGVPISSKVSAAVGKGFWTFVDMASGRYLWRNLVSSSGSSTGKLCTD; encoded by the exons ATGTGTCCCCTCAGAATAATTCTGATCTTCCTCTCAGCTACCCTCGCCGGATTCTTCGTTGTCAAAAACCTCAAGTCGCCGACGGGCCCGCAGAACGAGGACGTCGTAGAAGAAAATGAACCCGTCAAGGGCGTTCCTATTTCCTCCAAG GTTTCCGCGGCGGTAGGAAAAGGGTTTTGGACTTTTGTGGACATGGCAAGCGGCAGGTATCTGTGGAGGAATTTAGTTTCTTCATCTGGTTCTTCCACTGGGAAGCTTTGTACCGATTAA